From Balneola sp. MJW-20:
GGGTATGGCGATCTTCGCGACTACCCGCTGGCCGATAACAAATATGGTATCGAACAGCTGGCAGCCAGACATTCCTTTGTGGATGCCAGTCGTGTAGGAATTTATGGCCATTCGGGTGGCGGATTCATGAGTACCGCTGCACTGCTTACCTATCCGGGATTCTATGATGTTGCCGTCTCCTCTGCCGGTAACCACGATAATAACGTGTACAATCGCTGGTGGTCCGAAACACACAACGGAGTGAAGCGAAAAGTAAGCACCGTTAAAGAAATGGCGGATGACAGCACGGAAGTGGAGAAAGAAGAGATCACTTTTGATGCGCCAATAGAGACCAATGCCGAGCTGGCTGCAAATCTGGAAGGCCACCTGCTGCTGGTACACGGAAATATTGACAACAACGTACACCCGGCCAACACATTAAGGCTGGCAGATGCATTGATCAAAGCCGGAAAGAGATTTGATATGATGATCCTCCCCGGCCGCCGTCACGGCTTCGGAGAGTATCAGCCTTATTTCGACCGCATGACCTGGCACTATTTTGCAGAGCATTTGCTGGGTGACTACCGGACGAATGTGGAGTTTAATTTACCCCAGGATTAGTCTTAAGTCTTGAGTCCTTAGTTTTGAGAGGCCCGAATTGCTAAAGCGATCCGGGCCTTTTTTGTATCAGTATCATAGTTAAACAGGTACAGCTTGACACAGTGGAATTGAAAACATCACCTTCTGCCTTCTGCCTTCTGCCTTCTGCCTTCTGCCTTCTGCCTTCTGCATAATCAACAAAGATTTTTACATTTATATCCCGTTAATTCTTTTTCCCTTTTAACAAATTTCAGGAATAAATGAACACGTCTCTTTTCCGAATATCTACTGCCGCATTGATCTTCATTTTTGCAGGCTTTTTCCAGACGCTGAATGCCCAGAGCCAGAAAGCTAATTTTGAGCTTGCCGAACGTTTCACAACTGAAAACATGTCCGACATGGTTGGGTCCACCGGCGTCTTTCCACGCTGGATCGAGGACACCGATCGATTCTGGTATACTTACCGGAATAGTGATGGGAATCATTGGTGGTATGTAGATGCTGCCAAGGGCGACAAGCGACCACTTTTCGATCGTGATGAATTATCTATGCAGCTGGCAGAGATCTTTAATAAACCTTTTAATGCAAAAGATCTTGACCTCGATGACTTCACTTATGATGATGACAAAAAGCTTTTCACTTTTAATGTTGAAGACATCGAGTTTACTTACAACATCAACGGAAATAACCTGGTAAAAGGTGATTCGGTAAAAGAGGAAGAACCCGAGCGATGGGCTTCCTACTCCCCTGATTCCACCTGGATCGCATTCGCAAAGAATCACAATTTATATGTAATGCGCTCTGATGATGAGGATTCAACCGAAATTCAGTTAACCGAAGACGGCGAGAAATGGAATTCATTCCAGGCTGATGATTCAGACACTACTTCCAATAAACGACTGCGCTCAGCCGCACGATGGTTTGAGGATGGTAAGAAACTCTGGGTGAAACGTAGCGACAAGCGTAAGGTTGAAGACCTGTGGGTGATCAACACCGGAGGAGACCGCCCTACCCTGGAAACCTATAAATATGCAATGCCGGGTGAAGAGAATATATTCATTGATGAGATCCGTATTTTTGATCCTGAGGCACAGACCAATGTGAGACTCGATACCGATAAGTGGAAAGATCAGTCGCTGGGAGGACCCTATTTTAATCAGGGAGGGATCTATACCACCGATAAGTCTGATTTCATATACATTCTTCGTCGCGACCGTACCTGGTCCAAGATCGATGTCGTGAAAGCTAATACTACTACCGGAGAGACTGAAGTGCTGTGGTCAGAAGAAAGTAAGCCTTACTTCAATACACGCTATTCCCGCCTGGCCATCATCAATGAAGGAGAAGAGTATCTCTGGTGGAGTGAGCGTACCGGATGGGGACAACTTTACCGCTATGATTCTGAGGGAAATTTGAAGAACCGGATCACACGCGGCACCTATGTTGTAGGTGATGTTGCTAAGATCGATACTACCAAAAAACTGGTCTTTTTCAATGCCTACGGTAAAGAAGCCGGTCAGCATCCATATTATTCCAATCTTTACAGCGTCAAATTTGACGGTTCTGACCTCAGGCACCTGACTCCTGAAGATGCTGATCACAGTATCTCCCCTTCCGACAAGAGTAATTATTTTGTCGATAACTTTTCCCGGGTGGATATGCCTACTACCTCCGTTCTTCGTGACGGTCGGGGACGCATAGTAGCGGAACTGGAGCAGACCGATATTTCCAGAATGGTAGAAGCTGGCTGGAAAGCACCGGAAGTATTTTCGGTTAAAGCTGCTGATGGCGCAACCGATATATATGGTGTCATGTGGAAGCCTCATGATTTTGATTCGACAAAGACCTACCCGATCATCTCTTATGTTTATCCCGGTCCCCAGACCGAACCCTTTCCCACCGGATTTACGGT
This genomic window contains:
- a CDS encoding DPP IV N-terminal domain-containing protein; this encodes MNTSLFRISTAALIFIFAGFFQTLNAQSQKANFELAERFTTENMSDMVGSTGVFPRWIEDTDRFWYTYRNSDGNHWWYVDAAKGDKRPLFDRDELSMQLAEIFNKPFNAKDLDLDDFTYDDDKKLFTFNVEDIEFTYNINGNNLVKGDSVKEEEPERWASYSPDSTWIAFAKNHNLYVMRSDDEDSTEIQLTEDGEKWNSFQADDSDTTSNKRLRSAARWFEDGKKLWVKRSDKRKVEDLWVINTGGDRPTLETYKYAMPGEENIFIDEIRIFDPEAQTNVRLDTDKWKDQSLGGPYFNQGGIYTTDKSDFIYILRRDRTWSKIDVVKANTTTGETEVLWSEESKPYFNTRYSRLAIINEGEEYLWWSERTGWGQLYRYDSEGNLKNRITRGTYVVGDVAKIDTTKKLVFFNAYGKEAGQHPYYSNLYSVKFDGSDLRHLTPEDADHSISPSDKSNYFVDNFSRVDMPTTSVLRDGRGRIVAELEQTDISRMVEAGWKAPEVFSVKAADGATDIYGVMWKPHDFDSTKTYPIISYVYPGPQTEPFPTGFTVSGSRARTSTLAQLGFVVVAMGQRGGSPIRSKYYHNYGYDDMRDYPLADNRYGLEQLAAKHDFIDISRVGIYGHSGGGFMSTAALLTYPDFYDVAVSSAGNHDNNIYNIWWGEVHHGVKEKKKTVKEMGEDSVMVEREEITFESEIEANPTLAENLEGHLLLVHGNIDNNVHPANTLRMADALIKAGKRFDMMILPGRRHGFGQYQPYFDRMSWYYFAEHLLGDYRTNVDFNLPED